A stretch of the Oceanicola sp. D3 genome encodes the following:
- the tmk gene encoding dTMP kinase — MSTAPGLFITFEGIDGAGKSTQARALGAWCEAEGRAAVLTREPGGSAGAEEIRRLLVEGAPDRWSGETETLLFTAARRDHLERVIAPALEAGKVVICDRFADSTRVYQGAARGELRAFVDTLHELAIRREPDLTLILDMDPEVALARGLARRSGEDRFEEEGLEFQQRLRAGFLALAEAEPARCRLIDANRTPEAITADVIAAAAELMQ; from the coding sequence ATGTCAACCGCTCCCGGCCTCTTCATCACCTTCGAGGGCATCGACGGCGCCGGGAAATCCACCCAGGCGCGGGCGCTTGGCGCGTGGTGCGAAGCCGAGGGCCGCGCGGCGGTGCTGACCCGAGAGCCCGGTGGCTCGGCCGGGGCCGAAGAGATCAGGCGGTTGCTGGTGGAGGGCGCGCCCGACAGGTGGTCGGGCGAGACCGAAACGCTGCTGTTTACCGCCGCGCGGCGCGATCATCTGGAGCGGGTGATTGCCCCCGCACTTGAGGCGGGCAAGGTGGTGATCTGCGACCGTTTTGCCGATTCCACCCGCGTTTATCAGGGCGCGGCGCGGGGCGAGTTGAGGGCCTTTGTCGATACGCTGCACGAGCTGGCGATCCGGCGGGAGCCCGACCTGACGCTCATTCTGGACATGGATCCGGAGGTGGCGCTGGCCCGTGGGCTGGCGCGGCGCTCCGGCGAGGACCGGTTTGAGGAAGAGGGGCTGGAGTTTCAGCAGCGACTGCGGGCGGGATTTCTGGCGCTGGCCGAGGCCGAGCCGGCGCGCTGCCGCCTGATCGACGCCAATCGCACGCCTGAGGCCATCACCGCCGATGTCATCGCCGCGGCAGCGGAGCTGATGCAATGA
- a CDS encoding DNA polymerase III subunit delta', with protein MSAAPLGLADAPPEADRLGDYPHPRHTETLYGQEEAEARFLAAFTSGRLPHAWLITGPRGIGKATLAWRIARFLIATPLEQEAGLFGEPEVPQSLAIDPDHPVARRMTAGSEGNLMLLRRKWVEKPAPARFKTVIDVESARDLKRFFAYSAAENARRVVLIDSVDEMNAPAANAVLKVLEEPPLNTVLLLISHAPAALLPTIRSRCQVLPCAPLSEAALIAALREAGAEPPEDPGARAALTALSEGSVATALQLIDDEGLTLYSALIALFRDLPKLDRPATLAMAAKCGGRDAQDRFRLTTRLIDTLLARIARTGALGPPSPEAAPGEAALLTRLAPDAARARAWAELAATLGARARAGAAVNLDAPALITDICLKISEAAADMRL; from the coding sequence ATGAGTGCCGCGCCCCTTGGCTTGGCCGATGCGCCGCCCGAAGCCGACCGGCTGGGCGATTACCCGCATCCGCGCCACACCGAAACGCTCTATGGGCAGGAAGAGGCAGAGGCCCGCTTTTTGGCGGCCTTCACCTCGGGACGCCTGCCCCACGCTTGGCTGATCACCGGGCCGCGCGGCATTGGCAAGGCCACGCTGGCATGGCGCATTGCCCGCTTTCTCATCGCCACGCCTCTGGAGCAGGAGGCCGGGTTGTTTGGGGAGCCCGAAGTGCCCCAAAGCCTCGCCATCGACCCGGACCACCCGGTTGCCCGCCGCATGACCGCAGGCTCGGAAGGTAACCTGATGCTGCTGCGGCGCAAATGGGTGGAAAAGCCCGCCCCCGCCCGCTTCAAGACCGTGATCGACGTGGAAAGCGCCCGCGATCTCAAACGCTTCTTCGCCTATTCCGCCGCCGAAAATGCCCGCCGGGTGGTGCTGATCGACTCGGTCGATGAAATGAACGCCCCCGCCGCCAACGCGGTGCTGAAGGTGTTGGAGGAACCGCCGCTCAACACGGTGCTGCTGCTCATCTCCCACGCCCCGGCGGCGCTGCTGCCCACCATCCGCTCGCGGTGTCAGGTGCTGCCCTGTGCGCCGCTGTCGGAAGCGGCGCTGATTGCCGCGCTGCGTGAGGCCGGGGCCGAGCCACCGGAGGATCCGGGCGCGCGCGCGGCCCTCACCGCGCTCTCCGAAGGGTCGGTGGCCACCGCGCTGCAATTGATCGACGACGAGGGCCTGACACTTTATTCCGCGCTGATCGCGCTATTTCGCGACCTGCCCAAGCTCGACCGCCCTGCCACCCTCGCGATGGCCGCCAAATGCGGCGGGCGCGATGCGCAAGACCGGTTTCGCCTGACCACCCGGCTGATCGACACGCTGCTTGCCCGCATCGCCCGCACCGGTGCGCTCGGCCCGCCCTCGCCCGAAGCTGCCCCCGGTGAGGCCGCGCTGCTCACCCGCCTTGCCCCCGATGCCGCCCGCGCTCGCGCCTGGGCCGAACTGGCCGCCACCCTCGGGGCCCGCGCCCGCGCCGGGGCGGCGGTCAACCTTGACGCCCCTGCCCTCATCACGGATATCTGCCTCAAAATCTCCGAGGCCGCAGCCGACATGCGCCTCTGA
- a CDS encoding TatD family hydrolase, whose product MHPEITDSHCHLDFADFDGELPEIIARAKAAGVGQMVTICTKRAGLANVQSISESYPDVFHAFGIHPMSVAEEPLITVDELKAAAAHPKCVGIGETGLDYHYTAESAEAQQASLRLHIEAARETGLPLIIHARAADDDIAAILREGYEDGPYSCVMHCFSSSAELAKAALDLGFYLSMSGIAAFPKSQELRDIFAAAPLERILVETDSPYLAPPPHRGKRNEPAYTAHTAKVGAEVFGLSYEDFAAATQANFARLFTKAVA is encoded by the coding sequence ATGCACCCTGAAATTACCGACAGTCACTGCCACCTCGATTTTGCCGACTTTGACGGCGAGCTGCCCGAGATCATTGCCCGCGCAAAGGCCGCCGGTGTGGGCCAGATGGTGACGATTTGCACCAAGCGGGCCGGGCTGGCGAATGTTCAGTCGATCTCGGAGAGCTATCCGGACGTCTTTCACGCCTTTGGCATCCATCCGATGAGCGTGGCCGAGGAGCCGCTGATCACGGTGGACGAGTTGAAGGCCGCTGCCGCCCACCCCAAATGCGTTGGCATTGGCGAGACCGGGCTGGACTATCACTACACCGCCGAGAGTGCCGAGGCACAGCAAGCCTCGCTGCGCCTGCATATCGAGGCCGCCCGCGAGACTGGCCTGCCGCTTATCATCCACGCCCGCGCCGCGGATGACGACATAGCCGCCATACTGCGGGAGGGCTATGAGGATGGCCCCTATTCTTGCGTGATGCATTGCTTCTCCAGCTCTGCCGAACTGGCGAAGGCCGCGCTGGACCTTGGCTTTTATCTCTCCATGTCCGGCATCGCCGCCTTCCCCAAGAGCCAAGAGCTGCGCGACATCTTCGCCGCCGCCCCGCTGGAGCGGATTCTGGTGGAAACCGACAGCCCCTACCTCGCGCCCCCGCCCCATCGCGGCAAGCGCAACGAACCGGCCTACACCGCGCATACGGCAAAGGTTGGGGCCGAGGTCTTTGGCCTCAGCTACGAGGACTTTGCCGCCGCCACCCAAGCCAATTTCGCCCGCCTCTTCACCAAGGCCGTGGCATGA
- a CDS encoding MBL fold metallo-hydrolase translates to MSYRFTILGCGSSGGVPRLPDNWGDCDPTNPKNARRRCSMLVEREGPDGTTRVLIDTSPDLRSQLLDAKVGSLDGVAFTHPHADHTHGLDDLRMVVFNMRQRVKVWADGPTTNDLISRFGYAFTQPEGSDYPPILDLHHIDGPFTVEGAGGAITLTPFEVEHGRIDALGFRIGGLAYLPDVSAIPEAAWPALEGLDIWVLDALRRTPHPSHVHLERALEWIERAAPKRAVLTNMHIDMDYASVEAETPAHVTPAYDGMALSLPE, encoded by the coding sequence ATGAGTTACCGCTTCACCATCCTTGGCTGCGGCTCCTCGGGCGGCGTGCCGCGCCTGCCCGACAATTGGGGAGATTGCGACCCGACCAACCCGAAGAACGCCCGCCGCCGCTGCTCCATGCTGGTGGAGCGTGAGGGGCCAGATGGCACCACCCGGGTGCTGATCGACACCTCCCCCGACCTGCGCAGCCAGCTTCTGGATGCAAAGGTCGGTAGCCTTGACGGCGTGGCCTTCACCCACCCTCATGCCGATCACACCCACGGGCTCGATGATTTGCGCATGGTGGTTTTCAACATGCGCCAGCGGGTCAAGGTTTGGGCCGATGGGCCCACCACCAATGATCTGATCTCCCGCTTCGGCTACGCCTTCACCCAGCCCGAGGGGTCGGACTATCCGCCGATCCTCGATCTCCACCATATCGACGGCCCCTTCACCGTGGAGGGCGCGGGCGGTGCGATTACGCTGACGCCTTTCGAGGTGGAGCATGGCCGGATCGACGCGCTCGGCTTTCGCATCGGCGGGCTGGCCTATCTGCCGGATGTGTCCGCCATTCCCGAGGCCGCCTGGCCTGCGCTGGAGGGGCTGGACATTTGGGTGCTCGACGCGCTGCGCCGCACCCCGCACCCCAGCCACGTGCACCTTGAGCGGGCGCTGGAGTGGATCGAACGCGCCGCCCCCAAACGCGCGGTGCTGACCAACATGCATATCGACATGGACTACGCGAGCGTGGAGGCCGAAACCCCGGCCCATGTGACACCTGCCTATGACGGCATGGCCCTGAGCCTGCCAGAATGA
- a CDS encoding AEC family transporter, with product MSALTSVILPVFLVIGFGYLAVWKLNFRPEATDMLMGFAQNFSIPLLLFAAMTRLDLAVGFQPALLFSFYAGAFVSFAAGIAGARLIFKRDWEDAVVIGFACLFSNSLLLGLPITERAYGTEALTGNYAIIALHAPVLLTSGIVVMELARARGTPLSALPARVARNVFRNGFIIGILAGLAVNVTGLPVPAVIMDAADLIARAGLPAALFALGGVLYRYRPEGDIRVALMVCLLALGLHPAITWSLAHLTGVDTPGLRSATITAAMAPGVNAYIFANMYDRAKRVAATAVLIATAITMLTAWGWLTLLP from the coding sequence ATGAGCGCCCTCACCTCTGTTATCCTGCCCGTCTTTCTCGTTATCGGCTTTGGCTACCTCGCGGTCTGGAAGTTGAACTTCCGGCCCGAAGCGACCGACATGCTGATGGGCTTTGCGCAGAATTTCTCGATCCCGCTGCTGCTCTTCGCGGCCATGACCCGCCTTGATCTTGCCGTGGGGTTCCAACCGGCGTTGCTTTTTTCCTTCTATGCCGGGGCGTTCGTGAGTTTTGCCGCCGGGATCGCAGGCGCGCGGCTGATCTTCAAACGCGATTGGGAGGATGCGGTGGTGATCGGCTTTGCCTGCCTCTTCTCCAACTCGCTGCTGCTCGGCCTGCCGATCACCGAACGCGCCTATGGCACCGAGGCGCTCACCGGCAACTACGCCATCATCGCCCTGCACGCGCCAGTGCTGCTGACCAGCGGGATCGTGGTAATGGAGCTCGCCCGCGCCCGCGGCACGCCGCTCTCGGCCCTGCCCGCCCGGGTGGCGCGTAACGTGTTTCGCAACGGGTTCATCATTGGCATCCTTGCGGGCCTCGCCGTGAACGTCACCGGCCTGCCGGTGCCGGCTGTGATCATGGACGCTGCCGACCTCATCGCCCGCGCTGGCTTGCCCGCTGCGCTCTTCGCGCTCGGCGGGGTGCTTTATCGCTACCGGCCAGAGGGCGACATTCGCGTGGCGCTGATGGTCTGCCTGCTGGCCCTCGGGCTACACCCGGCGATCACGTGGAGCCTTGCCCACCTCACCGGGGTCGACACGCCGGGCCTGCGCTCTGCCACCATCACCGCGGCCATGGCACCGGGGGTGAACGCCTATATCTTCGCCAACATGTATGACCGCGCCAAGCGCGTGGCCGCCACCGCCGTGCTGATCGCAACGGCGATAACGATGTTGACCGCATGGGGCTGGCTCACGCTGCTCCCCTGA
- a CDS encoding TonB-dependent receptor domain-containing protein, whose amino-acid sequence MSAFHLPLRASLLLTAATLAPAAATAQEVYELDTITVTAAGVQTDTLTAPASVTVITGEQLEQGAVTDLTEALRGVPGVSSAGASDGQNIFLRGLPSEYTLILVDGKRQDTRQSRTNASGGVDQYYMPPASAIERIEIVRGPMSSLYGSDAMGGVINIITKPVAETWAGSLTVEALKPQQSEDSSEQQLSFYLSGPLVADKLGLQLWGRRLVRGESGRDGGRSDRELDDLTAKLTWTPAVGHELALQFGKTDIWTDPRMNTRRSTSLSYEGELGAWDVTASLSEEVAQRTTTGSDRAPEVTNTILEAKASRSFDWRGEHRFTFGAQVAENALSDQNPGLGDGLDYSFTNRQSALYAEDIWKLSDRFELTLGARFTDDERFGGKLTPRVYALYELTPNLYLSGGISAGYRTPELRQFVEDYYSTTNRGAGVIPGNPDLMPEESLSYELGLRFENTVSSITATAFYTDFENQIDSRDTGTTIDVDGTSYELYEYYNVGKARVQGVELAGSHRVTPDLKLSGSYTWTESERLTGDLAGQPLSRTPEHQASLRVDWQAPNPDLNLWAAANYFGESVSVSSSSRGNVINAYDAYTTLDIGADWRIAENVVLKTAIFNATNEDINNDEQDSTQNGRAFWMALTTEF is encoded by the coding sequence ATGTCTGCTTTCCACCTGCCTCTCCGGGCGTCTCTCCTCCTTACCGCTGCTACGCTCGCCCCTGCCGCCGCCACGGCGCAGGAGGTCTATGAGCTCGATACAATCACCGTCACCGCCGCCGGGGTGCAGACCGATACGCTGACGGCCCCCGCCAGCGTGACCGTCATCACCGGCGAGCAGTTGGAGCAGGGCGCCGTGACCGACCTCACCGAGGCGCTGCGCGGGGTGCCGGGTGTATCGTCCGCCGGGGCCTCGGATGGGCAAAACATCTTTCTGCGCGGGCTGCCCTCGGAATACACGCTCATCCTCGTAGACGGAAAGCGGCAGGATACTCGCCAGTCGCGCACCAACGCCTCGGGCGGTGTGGATCAGTATTACATGCCACCTGCCTCGGCCATTGAACGCATCGAGATCGTGCGTGGCCCGATGTCGTCGCTCTACGGCTCCGATGCGATGGGCGGTGTGATCAACATCATCACCAAGCCCGTCGCCGAAACATGGGCAGGCTCGCTCACGGTTGAGGCGTTGAAGCCGCAGCAATCTGAAGACAGCTCGGAGCAGCAGCTTTCATTCTACCTCAGCGGGCCGCTTGTGGCAGACAAGCTCGGCCTCCAGCTCTGGGGCCGCCGGCTGGTGCGCGGCGAATCCGGCCGCGATGGCGGGCGCAGCGATCGTGAGTTGGATGATCTGACCGCCAAGCTCACTTGGACCCCGGCGGTGGGCCACGAGCTGGCGCTGCAATTCGGCAAAACCGATATCTGGACCGATCCGCGGATGAACACGCGCCGCAGCACCTCGCTGAGCTATGAGGGCGAGCTTGGCGCTTGGGATGTGACGGCCAGCCTCTCCGAGGAGGTGGCGCAGCGCACCACCACCGGCTCCGATCGTGCGCCGGAAGTGACCAACACCATCCTCGAAGCCAAAGCCTCGCGCAGCTTCGATTGGCGCGGCGAGCATCGCTTCACCTTTGGCGCGCAAGTGGCCGAGAACGCACTGAGCGATCAGAACCCCGGCCTCGGCGACGGGCTCGACTATAGCTTCACCAACCGTCAGTCGGCGCTCTATGCCGAAGATATCTGGAAGCTCAGCGACAGGTTCGAGCTGACGCTGGGCGCGCGTTTTACCGATGACGAGCGCTTCGGCGGCAAGCTCACCCCGCGCGTCTATGCGCTCTACGAGCTCACGCCCAACCTCTACCTGTCGGGCGGCATTTCGGCGGGCTATCGCACGCCCGAGCTTCGGCAGTTCGTGGAGGATTACTACAGCACCACCAACCGGGGCGCTGGGGTGATCCCCGGCAACCCCGACCTGATGCCTGAAGAGAGCCTGAGCTACGAGCTGGGCCTGCGGTTTGAAAACACGGTGAGCAGTATCACCGCCACCGCTTTCTACACCGACTTCGAAAATCAGATCGACAGTCGCGATACCGGCACCACTATCGACGTGGATGGCACCAGCTACGAGCTTTACGAGTATTACAACGTCGGCAAGGCGCGGGTGCAGGGCGTGGAGCTTGCGGGCAGCCATAGGGTGACGCCCGATCTCAAACTCTCCGGCAGCTACACGTGGACGGAGTCCGAGCGGCTCACCGGCGATCTGGCGGGCCAGCCGCTGTCGCGCACGCCCGAGCATCAGGCCAGCCTGCGGGTGGATTGGCAGGCCCCCAACCCCGATCTCAACCTCTGGGCAGCGGCCAATTACTTTGGCGAAAGCGTCTCGGTCAGCAGCTCCAGCCGGGGCAATGTGATCAACGCGTATGACGCCTACACCACGCTCGACATCGGGGCCGATTGGCGGATTGCCGAGAACGTGGTGCTGAAAACCGCGATCTTTAATGCCACCAATGAAGACATCAACAATGACGAGCAGGACAGCACGCAAAACGGCCGTGCGTTCTGGATGGCGCTGACCACCGAGTTCTGA
- a CDS encoding MBL fold metallo-hydrolase — MACRFLCSAFAALALCTPATAQELKSPKAHALAGLQAAVAWPGYASLCALDSRMRNVNLPRERKPRAAGEGRRETGQGGATARRGGGGGGGGGRGAQPLGPMQVFDNLYVLGTSSVMAWLYGTPEGYILIDGLNSDEEAQEYILDGMQQLGLDPAAIRHIVVSHAHGDHYGGADYLAEQLGVPISMTAPDWALAATLGEHPRFGPAPTEGITVEDGQVLVAGETEMTLHMTPGHTPGTLSPVLTLQDGDDTHKAVLWGGTGFNFGPDVQTFLAYARSAAKMRDIAAAEGVDVFISGHARRDGSAELLEKLAARAPDAPHPFVRGVEGQGLFTVLEQCARAQAARFTEDPPE, encoded by the coding sequence ATGGCTTGCCGTTTTCTATGCTCCGCCTTTGCCGCACTGGCCCTTTGCACCCCGGCCACGGCGCAGGAGCTTAAAAGCCCCAAGGCACACGCGCTGGCCGGTCTTCAGGCGGCGGTCGCATGGCCCGGCTATGCCAGCCTTTGCGCGCTGGATTCCCGCATGCGCAACGTGAACCTGCCGCGTGAACGCAAGCCCCGTGCCGCAGGCGAGGGGCGGCGCGAGACTGGCCAAGGGGGCGCAACGGCCCGGCGTGGCGGTGGCGGTGGCGGTGGTGGCGGGCGCGGCGCGCAGCCGCTGGGGCCGATGCAGGTGTTTGACAACCTCTATGTGCTTGGCACCTCCTCCGTCATGGCGTGGCTCTATGGCACGCCTGAGGGCTACATCCTGATTGACGGGCTGAACTCCGACGAGGAGGCGCAGGAGTATATCCTTGACGGGATGCAGCAGCTCGGCCTCGACCCTGCCGCGATCCGCCACATCGTTGTCAGCCATGCCCATGGCGACCACTACGGCGGTGCCGACTACCTGGCCGAGCAGCTGGGCGTGCCGATCTCGATGACCGCGCCCGACTGGGCCCTCGCGGCGACCCTTGGCGAGCACCCGCGCTTCGGCCCGGCCCCGACGGAGGGCATCACGGTGGAAGATGGTCAGGTGCTGGTGGCGGGCGAAACTGAAATGACGCTGCACATGACGCCGGGCCACACGCCGGGCACCCTTTCGCCAGTGCTCACGCTGCAGGACGGGGATGACACCCACAAGGCCGTTCTCTGGGGGGGCACCGGGTTCAACTTTGGCCCCGATGTGCAAACCTTCCTTGCCTACGCCCGCTCGGCGGCAAAGATGCGCGACATCGCGGCAGCGGAAGGGGTGGATGTGTTCATTTCTGGCCACGCCCGGCGCGATGGCTCTGCCGAACTGCTCGAAAAGCTGGCGGCCCGCGCGCCGGATGCGCCGCACCCGTTCGTGCGCGGGGTGGAAGGGCAGGGGCTTTTCACCGTGCTCGAACAATGTGCACGTGCTCAGGCCGCGCGCTTCACCGAGGACCCGCCAGAGTAG
- a CDS encoding ABC transporter permease, protein MSEAATSPEVHEETDSAGRLVAADGTPLKRSLGRALRRQKMRALALIAPLLLFILITFIAPIADMLFRSVENDIVARTLPDTVDALGDWDYSSGEIPGDEAFLALYRDLSVAVEYKTHTRLGSRLNYETTGISSLFRKTGRGVEDIGELYQDQFEDLDEAWEEPETWARLMGSESWLAAEDRTATAFELRDGIAGALPNTARAYSEFATFTQNEDGDDPAEEDPWAYVYAMLWLDLTGPAQLDAYEGPDAALLAAAAEAAPGFESIGWREGLVDIDEDWEDIDVWGTIKAYSGEFTSGYFLNSVDLQLTPAGVEAQDENQRIYIKLFWRTILMSLAITCSCILLGYPVAWLLANLPMRTSNLLMILVLLPFWTSLLVRTSAWKVLLQQQGVINDILVWAHIIADDNRLIMINNVTGTIIAMTHILLPFMILPMYSVMQTIPPTYLRAAKSLGATNWVAFWRVYFPQSVPGIGAGSILVFILAIGYYITPELVGGTKGVFISNRIAYHISTSLNWGLAAALGTILLAAVLLLYWAYDKIVGIDNVKLG, encoded by the coding sequence ATGTCTGAGGCCGCCACCTCCCCCGAAGTTCACGAAGAAACCGATTCCGCGGGCCGCCTTGTGGCCGCCGATGGCACGCCGCTCAAGCGCAGCCTTGGCCGTGCCCTGCGCCGCCAGAAGATGCGCGCGCTGGCGCTGATCGCGCCGCTGCTGCTCTTCATCCTCATCACCTTCATCGCGCCAATCGCCGACATGCTGTTTCGTTCGGTGGAAAACGACATTGTCGCCCGCACCCTGCCGGACACCGTCGATGCGCTGGGCGACTGGGATTATTCCAGCGGCGAGATCCCGGGTGATGAGGCCTTTCTGGCGCTCTACCGCGACCTCTCGGTTGCCGTCGAATACAAAACCCACACCCGACTGGGCTCGCGCCTGAACTACGAAACCACCGGCATCTCTTCGCTCTTCCGCAAGACGGGCCGGGGCGTGGAAGACATTGGCGAGCTCTATCAGGACCAGTTCGAAGACCTCGATGAAGCCTGGGAAGAGCCCGAAACATGGGCCCGGCTGATGGGCTCGGAAAGCTGGCTCGCTGCCGAAGACCGCACGGCAACTGCCTTTGAGCTGCGCGATGGCATTGCAGGGGCCCTCCCCAACACCGCACGCGCCTACAGCGAGTTTGCGACCTTTACCCAAAATGAAGACGGCGACGACCCGGCAGAAGAAGACCCTTGGGCCTATGTCTACGCCATGCTCTGGCTCGACCTCACCGGTCCGGCCCAGCTTGACGCCTATGAAGGCCCCGATGCCGCACTGCTGGCCGCGGCCGCAGAGGCCGCCCCCGGCTTTGAAAGCATCGGCTGGCGCGAGGGCCTTGTCGATATCGACGAAGACTGGGAAGACATCGACGTTTGGGGCACCATCAAAGCCTATTCGGGCGAGTTCACCTCGGGCTACTTCCTCAATTCGGTCGATCTGCAACTCACCCCCGCCGGGGTCGAGGCGCAGGACGAGAACCAGCGGATTTACATCAAGCTGTTCTGGCGCACGATCCTGATGTCGCTCGCCATCACCTGCTCCTGCATCCTGCTGGGCTATCCGGTGGCATGGCTGCTGGCCAACCTGCCGATGCGCACCTCCAACCTGCTGATGATCCTCGTGCTCCTGCCGTTCTGGACCTCGCTGCTGGTGCGCACCTCGGCATGGAAGGTGCTGCTGCAACAGCAGGGGGTGATCAACGATATCCTCGTCTGGGCGCATATCATCGCCGATGACAACCGACTGATCATGATCAACAACGTCACCGGCACGATCATCGCGATGACGCATATCCTGCTGCCGTTCATGATCTTGCCGATGTATTCGGTGATGCAGACGATCCCGCCAACCTACCTTCGCGCTGCCAAATCGCTTGGCGCGACCAATTGGGTGGCCTTCTGGCGGGTCTACTTTCCGCAATCGGTGCCGGGCATCGGCGCGGGCTCGATCCTCGTGTTCATCCTCGCCATCGGCTACTACATCACGCCCGAACTGGTTGGCGGCACCAAGGGTGTCTTCATCTCCAACCGGATCGCCTACCACATCTCGACATCGCTCAACTGGGGCCTCGCCGCGGCGCTTGGCACCATCCTGCTGGCAGCGGTGCTGCTGCTCTACTGGGCCTATGACAAGATCGTGGGCATCGACAACGTGAAGCTGGGATAA
- a CDS encoding DUF1330 domain-containing protein, with protein MPKGYIIGHIVVNDPEGYKAYVTGDTPILKAHGARFLVRGGKSEAPEGDVPEGMRHVVFEFDSFEAAKAAYEDPAYQEISLIRKATAESTIIVVEGHTDV; from the coding sequence ATGCCCAAGGGCTACATCATCGGCCATATCGTCGTGAACGACCCGGAAGGCTACAAGGCCTACGTCACCGGCGACACACCCATCCTCAAAGCCCATGGCGCGCGCTTCCTTGTCCGGGGTGGCAAGTCCGAGGCGCCCGAGGGCGATGTGCCCGAAGGGATGCGCCATGTGGTCTTCGAGTTCGACAGTTTCGAGGCTGCCAAGGCCGCCTATGAAGACCCGGCCTATCAAGAGATCTCGCTGATCCGGAAGGCCACCGCCGAAAGCACCATCATTGTCGTGGAAGGCCATACGGATGTCTGA
- a CDS encoding extracellular solute-binding protein, producing MTMKKTILATTALTMSAGLAFAEAHGDMADSMTLVSWGGAYQASQQKAYVEPYLANNEGVTSTWDESSNEAVAKLRAMNEAGNVTWDLVDVVASDAIRLCDEGLAMEYDPDELLADAPDGTKASDDFGDLIVSDCFIPQIVYSTTFGYRTDMVGDTPPTDVCAVFDTEAYPGKRSLEKRPINNMEWALICDGVAKEDVYDVLETEEGQAQAFAKLDTIKDDVIWWSAGADTPQLLADGEVVMGSTYNGRLFSVIEEQDQPVAMLWDAQVFDLDGWIIPAGLPEDRLARVKDFVKFATDTQRLADQAKYISYGPARASSAPLVGKHAELGIDMAPHMPTDPNNATNTFLYNYEWWADYRDDLDAKFQAWLAQ from the coding sequence ATGACTATGAAGAAAACCATTCTAGCGACGACCGCGCTGACCATGTCGGCCGGACTCGCCTTTGCTGAGGCGCATGGCGACATGGCCGACAGCATGACGCTGGTGAGCTGGGGCGGTGCCTACCAAGCCTCGCAGCAGAAAGCCTATGTCGAGCCCTATCTGGCCAACAACGAAGGCGTCACCTCGACCTGGGACGAAAGCTCCAACGAAGCCGTGGCCAAGCTGCGCGCGATGAACGAGGCCGGCAACGTGACCTGGGATCTCGTCGATGTGGTGGCCTCTGATGCCATCCGCCTGTGCGACGAAGGCCTGGCGATGGAATACGATCCTGACGAGCTGCTGGCCGACGCGCCCGACGGCACAAAGGCCTCCGATGACTTCGGTGATCTGATCGTTTCCGACTGCTTCATCCCGCAGATCGTCTACTCCACCACCTTCGGCTACCGCACCGACATGGTGGGTGACACCCCGCCGACCGACGTCTGCGCCGTGTTCGACACCGAGGCCTACCCGGGCAAGCGCTCCCTCGAGAAGCGCCCGATCAACAACATGGAGTGGGCGCTGATCTGTGACGGCGTCGCCAAGGAAGACGTCTACGACGTGCTGGAAACCGAAGAGGGTCAGGCGCAGGCGTTTGCCAAGCTCGATACCATCAAGGACGACGTGATCTGGTGGTCCGCCGGTGCCGACACGCCGCAGCTGCTCGCCGATGGCGAAGTGGTGATGGGCTCCACTTACAACGGTCGCCTGTTCTCGGTGATCGAAGAGCAAGACCAGCCGGTCGCCATGCTCTGGGACGCTCAGGTGTTTGACCTTGACGGCTGGATCATTCCTGCCGGTCTGCCCGAGGATCGTCTGGCCCGCGTGAAGGACTTCGTAAAGTTCGCCACCGACACCCAGCGCCTTGCCGATCAGGCCAAGTACATCTCCTACGGTCCGGCGCGTGCCTCTTCGGCTCCGCTGGTCGGCAAGCACGCCGAGCTTGGCATCGACATGGCTCCGCACATGCCGACCGATCCGAACAACGCCACCAACACCTTCCTCTACAACTACGAGTGGTGGGCTGATTACCGCGACGACCTGGACGCCAAGTTCCAGGCTTGGCTCGCGCAGTAA